The Leishmania infantum JPCM5 genome chromosome 28 sequence GAAATCATGGTGCCGTATAAACGCCACTGCGAGTGCCTCGGTGCTTCCTACGGCTTTCATCACCAAGGTTGTCGGTTCTTTGCTGACTTCCCCGTCTCCCTGTAGGCTGCAGCGCTGATTCGAGAGGGCATACGTGTGCTCCTGCGAGCGGATCAAAGCCAAGTTTCCCTGCCGGTGACGCACTTGCTCTCTTCATCTCCTCTACTTagttcctttttcttcttcggcTCTCGCCGTCGTTATCCGTATGCCTTGATCATCCAAACGGTAGAATGACGGTGTATACACGCGCGCGATAACCCCACATATGCGCGTGACTTGTTGGGGTAAAGAGTGCTCCGTTGCTTCGGCTCTATGCTTCTCTTACTTGTGCTGCTCAGTTTATGCTGTTTCCCATGTCCCGCACTTTTCATTCTCGACTTTTCCCTCTGCTTGTCGTTGGTGGTTCGATGGTGTtcgttgtgcgcgtgtgcagcagtGAAGAACGCGTTGTTCGTTCTTCGGTGTCGTAGCTCGCCAGTCTCTGTTTTGCCTTTGCGCCATGATTAGGTGACACTGCGATACCGGCGATACTGCCGGGTTCCACCCTCTCTGCTTCCTTTTTGGGTATGTGATGGGCCCTCTGGCAGCGCGTGTGGCTCTTGTGGTGTCGCTccgtttttttgttgtttgccGTTTTGCCACGCGAGGGCGGGTGtgctttgtgtgtgctggtgcgtacgtgcgcctgcacgcACTTCTTCTCACACGCCGTTGACAGCCCCATCACCTCGCCTCCCCTACCCCGCCGGCTCTCCGCCCGCGTTGTTCTCCTGGTTCGCACGAGCGACAACATAAAAACGCCGCCTCGAAATTGatgtccttttttttctgtgcgcTTCTGTCTACATTCTCCATCCATCACATCCCTTTAGAGGAGCGTGGGCATTCATGTTGTACCGCTTCCCCTCCGTCTTTCCTCTGCTCCTCGCTGAGCCTTCACCTTCGAAACGTGAGAGGAACGGAGGACACATGCTCATACGTGTGGTTGCCCGGTTGCATGGTCCCTTGATCGCACATGATTTTCACAACCGGgccaacagcaacaaaaaagacgcacggtgcagcagaggtcGTCTGCGATGACCCCGTTTCCCCCTGTTCGTTCTGACCGTTTCTTTATatcttttctttgctgtcTTGTGTTTCAAACATACGCGCAAGCGCCCGTGGCCGGTTGATGGACGTCTTTATTGCACAGAGGCAGGGCGTCGTTGAATAAGGGGATCAGCAGCTGACACGGCAGTTGAAAAAGGAGGTgctgcccttcccctcccaCAGAGCTACGTCTTGGGGTCTCTTCGACGCAAGTCGAACATGGAGCTTGTTGAGGGGAAGCTCCTTGTCGCGCAGGcagccgtgcacacgctcacCGGTCGCTCATGGCCTTCCGCATACCTCTGTCGCACCCGCACGCTCGTGAAGTGCTGGCTTGATCGACTCAAAAGATGAGCGAAAGGGAGCGGGTGGCTGGCGCGGTTTTACACGGAGGcccggcgctgcaccgcaaATATTCCTCAAGgttgctttcctttctttgcCCGCctccgttttgtttttgctaCCGCACACCATCACCCGGACGACACGTAAAGgatgcatgcgcacacactcgtgccacaaaaaaaaagaggatgGAGTGGGGCCACTGTGGATGAGGTGGGGGAGACACATGACCTCTCTTCTCGGTCAAACCTCCCTGCCGTGGAGTACCGCTGCTGGGGGGTGACAATGATGCCCCGATGGAAGCTGCCCTTCCACGTGGGCGCTTGCAGCGTCAAACGCATGCTGCTGAGCAAACGCTCGAGTCCTCGTGCCGGTTCTCTCTGCAGGCACAGAACAGTGCCCTGCGTTTCTCGAAGAGCGAAGGTCTTGTAGATGGGCGTGCTGCCTCTTATGACTGAACCCGTAAGCGACGCTCTAGTTGTTTTCCCTCTCACGGAACATCCCTTGACTGCGCCTCACCTGCGTGGGTGCCACCGCGCACCGCCATCTTCTGCTTTCTTCGCACAACACTGCGCGCCCCCGTCTCATCCCCCGCGCACCTTTACGCATGCACATATCCGGTCGCATCGCTCACACCCACCCACTAACCCACCCCAGCAAAACACTAGTATTGGTTGCCCTGCAGTCGCCCTCTCCCACTTGAATTTTTCcaccttcccctcccccagtCTCTGTggctctgtctctctctctctctgtcgtgAGACGTGGTGGTTGTGGTCGTTCTCCAGTCAACATCTGCCTCTTCCAACACGCAGACCCAGAGCCGCCTTTCAAAGGCGCTCTGGGATTTCGcttcgtctctctctatatTTATAACGTGacgccttcctctcttcctcctcttgcgtACGTCTGCAAGGCCCTCCTTATTTGAATCGCCTTgcctcttttttccttttgtcTACCACATCTGTCGGCATTGTCACATGTATTGGACCGTACGCCGTACTCCTTTCGCATCCATCCGTTTTTTGCGTGTTCTGTGCCGCACCAACAGTGAATCTTCcctgcctccccctccctcacagacacacatacacagccCCACTTGTGCCGGTGGAGAAGGCACCTCCATCAGGGTCGCGCATCTCGTTTCGCTGTGCATACCCATattctctccccctcctgaGGACGATAAAGGCCAAGGGCAGAAGGACGCCCGTCttctccgtcgccgccccctctttGTATTCGCGCTATTCGCAAAAGAGGTGCACAGGAGAAagcgcttctctcctctgtcCGCCGTCCCCGCGCTCCCCTTCATCACTTGTAGCTCTCTCTGtccttgtgcgtgcgccggaGAGAAACCCCCGAACACTTTCCCATTCGATTGAATTACAGGAGAGCGAAGCAATGGCCGCTACCGCCGTGAAATACGTtatcggcgccggcgtggccGTCTTCGGTGGGATGGTGGGCTTCAGCTACACAAACCCCGCCTGGACGCAGCGCAGATTTGACACAAGCAAGTGTCCGCCGCTGAAGTACGAGACTGTGCCGACGCGCGAGAtgtgcgtgcaggcgctgaaGGCGCACAACTCGGTGACGAACCCGCTTGACGTGCTGATCATTGGCGGCGGATGCGTCGGCGCTGGGTCTGCCCTGGACGCCGTCACGCGCGGCTTGTCGGTCGGCATGGTGGACATGGGCGACTACGCTGGTGAGACGAGCAGTCGCAGCACGAAGCTCATCCATGGCGGTATCCGCTACCTGCAGAAGGCTGTTTTTCAGGCGGACCCCATGCAGCTGAAGCTTGTGgctgaggcgctgcgcgagcgcacCATCATGATCCACCAGGCTCCACACTTGTGCCACAGTCTGCCAACACTGGTGCCGTGCTATCACCCGATCGATATTGGCATGTACTGGTGTGGTGCGAAGATGTACGACCTCATGGCCGCTTTTTATGGTGGCACCCTGGAATACTCTAGCTTCCTCTTTCCCTACGAGGTGATGAAAGCTTATCCGAAGCTGAGGAAGATGGATCAGGACAACAACGCCCTCCTCGGCGCTGTGCGCTACTATGACGGACAGATGAATGACGCACGGCTCTGCTACTCGGTGGCCATGACGGCAGCTTGctacggcgccgccacggtgaACTACGCCAGGGTGAAGCAGATGGAGGTGGTGAAGGACGACAAGGGCGATGAGCTGGTGCGCGCCATCATCGAGGAAAGCATCGCCAGGAAGACGATCGAGGTATACAGCAGGTCTATCATCAACGCAGGTGGTCCCTTCAGCGGCGAGGTCGAGAAGCTTGCAAAGGGTGCCGAAAGGCAGCTCGACATGTTCCCGGCCGCTGGCACGCATATCGTGATTGACCGCAAGTACTGCCCGAGGGAGCGCGAGGCGATGGTCGTGCCATCGAACGACGGCCGCGTCGTCTTTGCCATTCCGTGGCTCGGTGGCTGCCTGCTTGGCACCACAGACCACACGTGTGACGTGCAGTCCAACCCGCCGGTGCCACAAGCGGACGTGGACTTCCTCCTAGAGAACATCAGACCCTTCATcggcagcgtgccgccgGAGGCAGTGAAATCCGCGTGGACCGGCATTCGCCCGCTCGCGATTCCGAAGGCGCAGAAGCtgaggggcggcggcacgcagaACATCGTGCGCGAGCACGTCATCGCGGTGGATCCGAAGTCGCACGTGCTGAACATCACCGGCGGGAAGTGGACAACTTACCGTAAGatggcagaggaggcggtggacgaATTGCAGAGGACTCTCATGAAAGGCAAGGCCGACTTCAAGCCCTGCTGTACTATGAACCTGGTGCTCGTGGGTGCGCGGAATCTTGACAAAGTCGCGTCCACCGCCCCCTTGGGCATCCCTGAGGACGTGCATAAGCACTGGCGCTCCAACTACGGTGATCGCTACGGCGAGGTGATGGCCGTTGCCACGAAGGACTCCAAGCTGATGGCGCGCCTGGCGAAGGACTCGCCAGTGGTCGAGGCCGAGGTTGTCTATGCGGCTCAGGGAGAACACTGCGAGCACGTCATGGACTTCATCGCTCGCCGCACCCGGATAGCCTTTGTGAACGCCGAGCAGGCGGAGCAGGTGGTGCCACGTGTGACAGAGCTCATGGGGCAAGTTAAGGGTTGGGGGAACTCGAAGCGCAATGCGGAGAGGGCGGCCGCTTACTccgccctcgcctccttcCAGGGCAGGTAGACTCACGCGAGCCGGCCTGATGTCGCCGCACCCGATTGGGAAAAAGGCGAAGAGTCCGAGATGCTCACGCGGAGAAGATTGAGAACGGAGTGAGCGGAACAGGGAGACATGAGAGACGTCGCCTGTCTTTTGCCCTGTCCCGCTTCTGCTACGGCCACCAGCCAGAGGCGTCGAGTACTTTCCCTTGCCCATAGCGTCTCTGATTTGCCCAATCGGCACACTCTGTAAGACCCCAATGTCgtgcgggggtggggaggggccacctcagcgtggcatctcaggaCACAGGGGGGggcgctcgctcgctctctctctgtgtgcggaGGAGCGAAGCAGCCCCCCACCGCCCACCCTCTTCgctatccctgccaatgcgaggccacttctggtggtggcaagcTCAAACGCGCCCTCATGATGTGTCCGGAGGCGCCAGAGCgatgcgtcgctgctgacgccggcggccaggtcCCGGAGTGGGGCGGTGTCGGtgcgacctgcgaccgtgaaCACGTCTGTGCCGCCCACATCGATGGGCAAAGCGCCAGCGGGAGTCGAGCGAATCCCACCCAACCCTCACACCGCCCACTGCGGGGGGGGGCCGGGGTGTCGCCCCGCGAGGGGTGCACCgcaggggtggcggccggcataaTGGgccggctgtgaggcggcctgcaCAGCGGCGGGGGTAGTGCGTAGAGTGCGAGCGGCGGTTGCCGTGGGCAGATGGCTGGGTCTGCGCATTGCCgtagcgcgtgtgtctggCGCTGCTTGGCACCACGTGcataggggaggggggccgtCAGAGGCCAGGCAGCGTGGGTTGGAGAGGTGCTTGACGCCTGTCGTATGGCGGAATAGCCGTGTTGGAATgcgagaagagaaagcgggTGTGCGTTTCAcgagtttttttttatgtATGCCGCTCTCTCGTTTCCtgttgtctgtgtgttttgcttgtttgtttgtttgttgttgttggccCCTCTGTTTTACTCCTCCATATCTCGTTCTCGCTTtaccttctttttttttcccgtcCTGATGTGGCTCGTGCTGTTAGGTCGGTACGTGCGAGtccgtgtgcctgtgtgcgagGCGACTTCTCAGGCGagcaaacacaaacacattgacagacagacacatgcacagacacacgcacaaacttATTCAGGTGCCCCCATGGTTGACGATCACGTGGATCCTATTCTTGGCGTTTACAGTTGCCGATGCCGTCCTTTTACGCCTCCTTTTTTGTatgccttctctttctcacctcttttttttgtacATCGTTAACATACGCGCCTGTTTTGCTGTTTGGTTCTTGCGTGCGAGGCACCGATATTTGctggtgcgtgtgtacgcgtTTGTGGCTGTGTTTGAGCTGGCTGCGACGTCTTTCTTCTACTTCTTCATCTGTCTCCAAGGTTAGGCCATGCTTGCCAGGGAGCAGTAATCGAGCGCTGTCTTattttttcttcgttttttttttgtattgGTCACGCTTCCTTTGCGTGACTTCGTGCCGGTGCGCTgttgtctttctctctctctctcgacaACTCCACCCACTGAAGAAAGGAATGATCGGAGACGGTGACTAGACAACCAGCGAtacaagaaaacaaagaagcaGCGTGCACATATACGGCGATTCGTGGGAGAAAGGAGATGGAGCAATGAAGAGCGACAGGGTTAGTCATTGCCAGACGGAGATGCCGACCTCCATCTTATGCCACTACCTCCCTctcacctctctccttcctttcttcCCTCGATTTTCGTGCTCTCGTGCTTGTGATTCGACAGGGTGGCGCTGGACGGGAGAGGGCCGGGGTGGTAGCGGTAGTTCAGATGGGGAGGCAAAGCGATGCCGGAACGCGAAGGGTGCGCCTGTTCCTaacaccctctccctctcccctcaaCATCAATGAATTCGCCAGACATGTCGACCTTCTCCTATGTGCGGGCGCCCGTTTCTCCTTCACTGCCCTCGTCTGTTTCGCTCCCCTTTCGTTCTCTGTCGTCCCCTTGACCCCTcacctcccttccctctctcgccatcCGCTCACAACTGTCtgtcccctctcctccctaTCTCGCTTCCACTTCATCTGGCACCGGTAtctgcacacacactgacggctcctctccctcctccccacgcTCGTTTCGAGCCTCAACTGTCTATTATCTTCACCAGGGAGCCACACCACGTCAGAACCGTGGCCGAAAGAAACAGCAGCACAGGCAGCCACAACtgggaaaaaagaaacgacaCGCGGATCCATCCAATAAGGGCTAaaccgccctccctccccctcttaCGCAGGTGCGCACAACACATCATCTTCCTTTtccgtttctctttctcgtttttttttctttctcgaTTCCCTGCAGGCTTTTACTTGACCCCCTCACGCTCtatgtctctctttctcgcgtCTTTGTCGGTTTTGTAGGCGAgggagtgtgtgcgtgtgtgtgtcggacTTGATTTCAGTCTCTGCACACCTCGct is a genomic window containing:
- a CDS encoding glycerol-3-phosphate dehydrogenase (FAD-dependent), mitochondrial, which codes for MAATAVKYVIGAGVAVFGGMVGFSYTNPAWTQRRFDTSKCPPLKYETVPTREMCVQALKAHNSVTNPLDVLIIGGGCVGAGSALDAVTRGLSVGMVDMGDYAGETSSRSTKLIHGGIRYLQKAVFQADPMQLKLVAEALRERTIMIHQAPHLCHSLPTLVPCYHPIDIGMYWCGAKMYDLMAAFYGGTLEYSSFLFPYEVMKAYPKLRKMDQDNNALLGAVRYYDGQMNDARLCYSVAMTAACYGAATVNYARVKQMEVVKDDKGDELVRAIIEESIARKTIEVYSRSIINAGGPFSGEVEKLAKGAERQLDMFPAAGTHIVIDRKYCPREREAMVVPSNDGRVVFAIPWLGGCLLGTTDHTCDVQSNPPVPQADVDFLLENIRPFIGSVPPEAVKSAWTGIRPLAIPKAQKLRGGGTQNIVREHVIAVDPKSHVLNITGGKWTTYRKMAEEAVDELQRTLMKGKADFKPCCTMNLVLVGARNLDKVASTAPLGIPEDVHKHWRSNYGDRYGEVMAVATKDSKLMARLAKDSPVVEAEVVYAAQGEHCEHVMDFIARRTRIAFVNAEQAEQVVPRVTELMGQVKGWGNSKRNAERAAAYSALASFQGR